The Brachyhypopomus gauderio isolate BG-103 chromosome 1, BGAUD_0.2, whole genome shotgun sequence genome includes the window AGTTGAGGCCAAATCCAAAATGCATGCTGGGTGCTGACACGGTGGTCATGGTGGCACACACGTGTCGCAATGCAAAACTGAAGCTGCCTTTTTACATCAATCTGAAATCAGTCTTTCACGTGCGGTTATAGTTAAGAGGAATCACACCCTTACACcagcacacaacagcaaaagTCAACCCGGAACCCCATGAGAGCAAAACCCACGAGGCAGCTTGCTAATTAGACGGCCTAGCGTTGAGTCAGCGCTAATGCGTGAAAGGAACATGCTAAAATGCAAATGAGGACAAAGTGCGATGCGAAGCGGTTCTTGAAGACGCCGCGTCCTTCTCCAGCACCGTCAGCAGGGCTAGTACGAGGACGTGGGAAACTGAGGGTGCCACCAGTCAATGAGGTGCACACTGTGGACGGGGTCCAGCACAACCTGGACGCCATGCTCCCCTCTGGGTTTCCTACCACGGAGCACAGGGGCGTCCTGGAACTCCAGGCGTACCCGGTGGTGCCTCATGTCCGTGCTCACGTTAATAGTGAACTGCAAAGAGACAGGAAAAGGAGTCGGCATGAATTAGACTGACCGAGCAAATTAGACTCGCATCACACTATCTGACCTGAGCAGACAGTGAAGACTTGCTGTTCTGAACAGGGACAGATGAGAACCTAACTAAACCAGTTTGGGTACCTGACAGAGGGGAGAAGTTGTGTGGAAATAGCAATCAGGATGGGTTATTAAAGAATTTCAAGTATGACTACTGGTACTATGGGTATGGTATTAAACCAAAACGCGGTCTTTAGGATCACAGACCAGGGTTAGAGTCAGGCCCATGACGACAGAAGTGAAGATGAAGTTCAACGTGGTGACGCGCAGCAGACAGCAGTCGCAATCGGGATTGGTGTGGACGTCCTTATACTGCCTAGGCAGTGCCAGACCACAGGCACGGCCGTTCTTCATCTTCACGGGCTGGAAAGGAAGGACCACACATCAATCTGACGCCATCTGGTTCGGCGATGTGACACTTCCTACGGTGAGGCCCACACATCTAAAAGTAGCGACCAAACATTACCTGCTTCAAAAACTTGAAGTTGAATTCCCACATGGGCTCTGGTCTCGTTCCCGATACTTTACTGACCCAAAACAGCAAACACTGCGACAGCGGAAGACAAATGATCACGGACTCACTTCACACCATTTACGTGACATTTAATGGAGACCTTTAGTGGAGAGAGGCGGTGCTGGCTGCAAAACCTTGGAATTCAGAAGTGTGGTGGGCGTGGCGTCAGGGACGGCGGGGCTCTTGGACACGCGCAGGTTAAACGGCTCATAGAAATGAAAGAGGGAACGGATCACCCGGGCGCGGAGGCAACGCATGTGTGAAACGGAGTCTGGATGAAGGCGGGAAGGGAGCTCAACTTCAACATTGTAGTGTCTTCAACAGAGAGAACCAGAGAAGATAAAGTTGCACTGATGGATCAATTACAGTACAGGGAAAAGATAACTGAAGAAAGCAGACACAAGCACACATCCACATGCAACTGACTGCAACTATTGATTTTTTACATCATTTATTAAAACTCAACTGAATATTCGACCCATTACAGGCTACGATGTCTTGACCTTGTGCAATAGGTAAAAGGGGTTTTTTCTTTGCTTAATTCAACCTGGCATTTATAAAGACGAGTTAGCCCGATCTGACTACCTCTTATACAGCCGCGTCCAAAACGCCGCGGTGCACGTGACAGTCCAGGCGTTCTTGCAGATCAGTGCAAACGTGCACACATCTTCAGGACGTATGTACGCAGCGAGAACATGCCATATGTCGACGGGATACTCCTGTCCATCGGTGCTCTCACTGTTTtctacaaacacaaatagtgccATTGCAGAATGTGTTATTTCTATTCATACACCAAAGTTCCCAGCTACAAGAATGCATCATTAAATTAACCACGGCAATCAAGTCAATTGCAAAAATTTACTTCCTACTTTATTCACATCCTTGACAGTCGCTGACATACCTAAAGTGGCAATTATACCAATTTGACAGAACAGTATCACGATAGATTTTGTTGATAATAAGCTTTTGTATTTTTACTTGATAAAGATAGATGCAGTGTATTACACAGCAGAAATAAACATCCATTCACTTTGTTTTTGCTTGCACATAAAACAAGCCTGTTTGCTGCCTGAGAGCATTTTTGAGCTACCACCACTGAATAAAGCTCTTAAAACTAGAAAAAAAAGTGAGGCCAGTGAAACTGAAGTCACAATATCCTCCAATGATGAAACCGTCAACAAAAAAGCAAACCAAGATGGTAAACACAACATCCACCCATGATTAACAGACTTGGTGGGGCACCAAAACAGCAGTAAACTGCGTGGCCTTTTACGGCCATTACCCAGTATGAGTGAATTAAACATGAACAAGGACACAAGCATAATTACATTGTCTGCGCACGTGCAGGTGAAGCATAATGACTGGTTTGCAGTATTTACATTTTGCACTTTTTACACTGATTTAGATTTTCGACATTTCAAGATGGAAAAGCAGTACATAATATGACTTTCTGTTACAGTAAAGTATGACAGGCAATACATATATAACTGTAACTATACAACTTTGTATAACTTGTATACTGTAAATATTTTCTCTGTTTAAATATAACGCTGTCATAATCATATTTGTGCCATGTGGCCCATGCGGTACCTTTGCGCCTCTTGTTTTTCTTCTTGCGCGAGCCCCTCTCGCCGTCTCCCTCCTCCGAGTCCCGCCCCTCGCTGCCGTCACGCGCGTCCTCGCTCACGCCCACCGCTGACGTCAGCACTTCCTGCACGGGCCCCTGGGAGGCCTCGAGCCCGCGCAGCAGTTTCACTGACCGTGACAACACCACCCACGATATTATATTTAGCGCTAAAAACACGACATTGTgatatgtttttctttttaatgtCGGCTACCTACGCTAGTCTGctagaaagaaaataaatgagTTGGCACCATCGTCGCAGTCATGAACTTAGTGCGCGCGCTTACCTTCTTTTTCAATGGCATTGGCAACAGCCTTCTTCACTCTCCCCGACTTCACAATCGCAGGGTCCGCGTTGGCATAATCAGACACTGTTACTGCATCAGAATATCCACTTTAGCAGGTTTGCAACCACTACATACACAAGTGATATTCACTTAGCTAGCCTGACATCAACTAATCGGGTTATTTAGCCAGCTAGTTAGTTCAGCCGGATACACCCAGGTCCAATCGCACTACCTAGCCAGCAGATTATGACAAAATCCTTAATGCACAGTGCACTGCATTTCTGAAAAGATAACGTTTTAGCGTGTTAGATAATCTAATAAGATAGCTAGCGAGTTGTCCTTTATTGGTGGTAATAAGGTTGGGGCTGCGCCCTGCACATAGCGTGCCGGCTACTAGCTGGCGTTAAAATACCTGATTCCGAGCAAACATCATCGGCTCGAAATTTCAGCCGTTTTCTGTTCCCTTTCTTGGGCATGACGACGCGAGTTTCTGGTCGTTTAGCGAGGCCGTGTGCCCTGCCATGTCTCCAGCAGAGGTAAGGGAAAACTAAGAAAAATGAAAGAGAATTTGGAATAAGCTCCTCCAGGATCTTCGGCCATCATGGAACTGACCCCGCCGCCCGCGTTCTTTCACGCGAGACTTCTGACAGGCACGCGCTTCTCGCACGCGCCGGGGATTGGCTGCAGCTCCCCACTGCAAGCTTAGTCCACCAATCGGATATCTTTCAGTTATTCATAACCAATGACTTAGTAAAA containing:
- the tmem183a gene encoding transmembrane protein 183A isoform X2, which encodes MPKKGNRKRLKFRADDVCSESVTVSDYANADPAIVKSGRVKKAVANAIEKEVKLLRGLEASQGPVQEVLTSAVGVSEDARDGSEGRDSEEGDGERGSRKKKNKRRKENSESTDGQEYPVDIWHVLAAYIRPEDVCTFALICKNAWTVTCTAAFWTRLYKRHYNVEVELPSRLHPDSVSHMRCLRARVIRSLFHFYEPFNLRVSKSPAVPDATPTTLLNSKCLLFWVSKVSGTRPEPMWEFNFKFLKQPVKMKNGRACGLALPRQYKDVHTNPDCDCCLLRVTTLNFIFTSVVMGLTLTLFTINVSTDMRHHRVRLEFQDAPVLRGRKPRGEHGVQVVLDPVHSVHLIDWWHPQFPTSSY
- the tmem183a gene encoding transmembrane protein 183A isoform X1, which codes for MPKKGNRKRLKFRADDVCSESVTVSDYANADPAIVKSGRVKKAVANAIEKEALNIISWVVLSRSVKLLRGLEASQGPVQEVLTSAVGVSEDARDGSEGRDSEEGDGERGSRKKKNKRRKENSESTDGQEYPVDIWHVLAAYIRPEDVCTFALICKNAWTVTCTAAFWTRLYKRHYNVEVELPSRLHPDSVSHMRCLRARVIRSLFHFYEPFNLRVSKSPAVPDATPTTLLNSKCLLFWVSKVSGTRPEPMWEFNFKFLKQPVKMKNGRACGLALPRQYKDVHTNPDCDCCLLRVTTLNFIFTSVVMGLTLTLFTINVSTDMRHHRVRLEFQDAPVLRGRKPRGEHGVQVVLDPVHSVHLIDWWHPQFPTSSY